The DNA region TAAAACTGCAAAATATATCCCCTTATTTAATTTATTTTTAAAATCTATTTTGTAAATTCCTGGCTCAAGCTCTTTATTTATAATATTTAAAACCTTTCTTCCTGACACATCATAAATTGAAAGGTCTACCTTTTGCTTATCTGGAATCGTTATAA from candidate division WOR-3 bacterium includes:
- a CDS encoding T9SS type A sorting domain-containing protein gives rise to the protein ITIPDKQKVDLSIYDVSGRKVLNIINKELEPGIYKIDFKNKLNKGIYFAVLKGKEKRVKKFAVLR